ATAGATTGTTTAGGTTTGCATAAATAATAAATATAAACATAGAATATTTAATGCAAAAGTATTATTATTATTTTATATTATTAATGTTTCAAAATACATTATTTGCACAATACAGGATTGATAGTTTGAGAATTTTTGTTATGTTTAATGATGGCCCGGAAGTAATAAAAAAATACAATCATTTTGAACAGAAAGTACAATATGAGATACCGTGTATTTCTCCTATTGAGACTAATCAAAATCATTTTGTTACTTCGTTTTTTGGAAACCGAGTTCATCCAGTGAGTGGAAAATCGCACTTTCACTCAGCTATTGACATTTCAGCCAAAGAGCATGAACCTGTTTTTGCTACGGCAGATGGCATAATTATCGAATCAAGATATGACACGTATTTAGGAAACTATATTATTATTGAGCATCCAAATGGTTATCAAACACTCTACGGGCATCTTTCGATAAGTGAGGTAGAAGTGGGGGAGATGATGGTTATTGGGCAGAAAATCGGACTTATAGGAAAAACGGGCCGAGCCACAGGTCCACATTTACATTATGGAGTAAAAAAAAATGGGCAATTTGTTAATCCATTGCCCTATATTAATCTGCTTGGTAATTATATCTTGAATCACTGATGGTTTAATCACTAAATTCGGGAATATATATATCTTCCTGTTCTGTTTCTTGATTCATGGCAATTAATTCAGCTTTTTCCTTAAATTTTCTGAATGCTTCAGGTGTGAAAATTTCACTCACAGGCACATTGTTTTGAAAACAAACATCTAAAATTTGCACTAAAGTTGCCAATGTACCTCCACCATTGGCAAGGTGGCGATAAATTAAATATTTTACGCCAAGAAATTCTGCACGTTTCTTCTCAAACTGTGCAATCTGTTTTGGGCTGATTGGATTGCATTTTTCGGCATTTTCTATAATTTTATCATCAATTTGTTTATGAATCAGAGAAACGAATGCTTTATAAAACAATTCTTCTTTTTCTGAAATATCTTTTTTCTTTCGGGGCATTTTTTTAAAACTTTTAGGATTTATCGGGTTTGATTAAATGGGGAAAATCTTTTTTAATTCGTATCATTTCTTCTTGGACAAGCCAATCAATCTCTTGTATAATCTGATGATAATTCTGCTGAATTACATACTTTTTTGTTGATTCTTTTGAGTGATTTTTGCTAAACTCATCGTTTACAAATATAGAAAAATCTTTGATGATTGGCAATTCTTGTGAAGAATATTGTGGGGTATCAACTTTGATTTTTGCATGAAAAGTTTTGTTTTCTATGGGCTTGTCAAAATTATCAGCAACTTGCCCTACAAATGTCCCTTGGCTTAGATTCGATATTTTAGCGGCATAGATAGTGTCAGATACCTGTATAGAAAATTGCATAGACGAATCATTTCTACTTTCTGTCAAAGACTCTTTTATTTGTTTGGTTTTTAAGAAAAGTTTAGAAAGTTTTTCGGCAGTTTCTCCCGTAACTTGGCCTGAAAAAATATTCCCTACACTATTTATGATTACGGTTGCTTCTTTATCGCCATAATCTCTTTTTAATTGAGAAAAATCTTGAATACCCATCCATGTGGCTATTTTATTCGAGCGAGCAGTTGCTATCAATTTATCTAATCCACCCAAATAAATAGTTGGTAATTCATCTAAAAATAAAGCTAACTTTTGTCTTCCTTTTTTATTGATGGTTTTTATCATGCGGGAAGTATAAAGTCCTAATGCTGCACCATAAATTTTATCACGTTCAGGGTTATTTCCCACACATAAAATTTTGGGGTCTTCTTGATTATTCAAATCCAAATAAAAATCATTGCCAGACATAACCCAATATAAGGTTGGTGTTGAAAGTCGTGCTAAAGCGTTTAATGTTGTTGAAACTTGACCATCTAATTGCTCATACGACCCCTTAGTAAATGCTTCATAGAAAGATTTGGC
This Emticicia oligotrophica DSM 17448 DNA region includes the following protein-coding sequences:
- a CDS encoding M23 family metallopeptidase yields the protein MFQNTLFAQYRIDSLRIFVMFNDGPEVIKKYNHFEQKVQYEIPCISPIETNQNHFVTSFFGNRVHPVSGKSHFHSAIDISAKEHEPVFATADGIIIESRYDTYLGNYIIIEHPNGYQTLYGHLSISEVEVGEMMVIGQKIGLIGKTGRATGPHLHYGVKKNGQFVNPLPYINLLGNYILNH